One part of the Bacteroidota bacterium genome encodes these proteins:
- a CDS encoding M48 family metalloprotease, producing the protein MISILILSLFSSCTSKDGDLNFFSPEDDVDMGARYNTEILAQPGEFPVLDEVEYAAAYQQVRGMVSKILKSESMLHKEEFSWEVRILENDTILNAFCTPGGYIYVYTGLIHYLDSEDQLAGVLGHEIAHADLRHSTEQMTKNYGLRLAIQFFLGDGTLLGTIAGGLAGLTFSRDDETESDLQSVRYLYDTEYDPRGVARFFEKMEQRGESLGPLVFLSTHPNPENRVKNIMTEWKRLGSKKGKVNKEEYNTLKKNLNIQSP; encoded by the coding sequence ATGATAAGTATCCTAATTCTTTCCCTGTTTTCTTCTTGCACCAGTAAAGATGGCGATCTGAATTTCTTCAGTCCTGAGGATGATGTGGATATGGGCGCCCGATACAATACGGAAATTCTCGCTCAGCCGGGGGAGTTTCCCGTATTGGATGAAGTGGAATATGCGGCTGCTTATCAGCAAGTCAGGGGCATGGTCAGTAAAATTCTCAAGAGCGAATCCATGTTGCACAAGGAAGAATTCAGTTGGGAAGTCAGGATTCTTGAAAATGACACCATACTAAATGCCTTCTGTACTCCTGGTGGTTATATATATGTTTACACCGGACTCATTCATTATCTGGATAGCGAAGATCAGCTGGCGGGAGTTTTGGGACATGAAATTGCACATGCCGACCTGCGCCATAGTACAGAGCAGATGACAAAAAATTACGGTTTGCGTTTGGCCATACAATTTTTCCTCGGTGATGGTACATTATTAGGCACCATTGCCGGAGGACTTGCGGGATTAACTTTCAGCCGCGATGATGAAACGGAATCCGATCTTCAGAGTGTGCGCTATCTCTATGATACGGAATATGATCCGCGCGGTGTTGCCCGGTTCTTTGAGAAGATGGAGCAGCGCGGCGAATCCCTGGGACCATTGGTATTCCTCAGCACCCATCCCAACCCCGAAAACCGCGTAAAAAATATCATGACCGAATGGAAACGACTAGGCAGCAAAAAAGGCAAGGTCAACAAAGAAGAATATAATACACTAAAGAAAAATCTCAACATCCAATCCCCCTAA
- a CDS encoding DUF4907 domain-containing protein produces the protein MCRLVFCFSALWLLVSCSSPESRQATELPTDSLPGAQMSTDQQGVTATTAADNIADPLAGSNDFSIDVFENKDGTGGFGYDLLNGGKVTIHQPHIPAVSGTSGFSSKEDAEKVGSLMLMKIQNGIMPPTITVEELDSLGIKH, from the coding sequence ATGTGCAGACTCGTCTTCTGTTTTTCCGCCCTCTGGTTGTTGGTTTCCTGCTCAAGTCCTGAGTCGAGACAAGCAACAGAACTACCTACTGATTCGTTGCCCGGTGCACAAATGTCAACCGATCAACAGGGAGTTACAGCTACTACAGCAGCAGATAATATTGCTGATCCCCTTGCCGGAAGTAATGATTTTTCAATCGATGTGTTTGAGAACAAGGATGGCACAGGTGGATTTGGTTATGATCTTTTAAATGGTGGAAAGGTGACCATTCACCAACCTCATATTCCCGCCGTGAGCGGAACATCCGGTTTTTCATCAAAAGAAGATGCTGAAAAAGTGGGAAGCCTCATGTTAATGAAAATCCAAAATGGCATAATGCCGCCAACTATTACCGTTG
- a CDS encoding bifunctional phosphoglucose/phosphomannose isomerase, with the protein MLMKDLVAAFTQHVREAMEIGSTAQHTKSAHPIRNVLVTGLGGSGIGGTIVAQVTDKGMKVPLLVNKDYFLPGFVDQHTLVIVSSYSGNTEETLQALDAAMAKGAKITCVTSGGKIGAIAKEKGLDLVTIPGGMPPRACFGYSFTQIPYILQFHQLIDDSFRQDLKDCVALLDKEEESIKKEARSIAEKLVGKLPIIYCEARYEGVAVRFRQQINENSKMLCWHHVLPEMNHNELVGWTEPHPEAVVLMFRCEDDYNRTQKRMEISRDVVKKHGAGYIEMQGKGNSQLQRSLYLLHLGDWVTWYIAEIKNIDATEVNVIDFLKNELSKM; encoded by the coding sequence ATGTTAATGAAAGATTTAGTAGCCGCATTTACTCAGCATGTGCGTGAAGCCATGGAAATAGGCAGTACTGCCCAACATACAAAGTCAGCGCATCCGATTCGTAACGTATTGGTCACCGGCCTGGGTGGTTCGGGTATTGGTGGAACCATCGTTGCACAAGTGACCGATAAAGGCATGAAAGTCCCTTTGCTGGTGAATAAAGATTATTTCCTGCCGGGATTTGTGGATCAACATACTTTGGTAATCGTTTCTTCTTACTCCGGAAATACCGAAGAAACCCTGCAAGCACTCGATGCTGCAATGGCGAAAGGTGCAAAGATTACCTGCGTCACTTCAGGTGGAAAAATCGGTGCGATTGCGAAGGAAAAAGGTCTCGACCTGGTGACCATTCCGGGTGGTATGCCTCCTCGGGCTTGCTTCGGATATTCTTTTACGCAGATACCTTATATCCTCCAATTCCATCAACTCATCGACGATAGTTTCCGTCAGGACTTGAAAGATTGCGTGGCTTTGTTAGATAAAGAAGAAGAATCCATTAAGAAGGAAGCGAGAAGTATTGCCGAGAAACTTGTCGGGAAATTACCGATCATCTATTGTGAAGCCCGCTACGAAGGTGTTGCCGTGCGTTTCCGTCAGCAGATCAATGAAAACAGTAAAATGTTGTGTTGGCATCATGTTCTGCCCGAGATGAATCACAATGAATTGGTAGGCTGGACAGAGCCACATCCCGAAGCAGTGGTCCTTATGTTCCGTTGTGAAGATGATTATAACCGGACGCAAAAGCGTATGGAGATTTCACGCGATGTAGTGAAGAAACATGGCGCAGGTTATATCGAAATGCAAGGAAAAGGAAATAGCCAATTGCAACGTTCGTTGTACCTGTTACATCTTGGCGATTGGGTGACCTGGTACATTGCAGAAATTAAAAATATTGATGCGACAGAAGTGAACGTCATCGATTTTTTGAAGAATGAATTATCAAAGATGTAA
- the tnpA gene encoding IS200/IS605 family transposase, producing the protein MSYTQILYQIVFSTKGRIPCLIKSNRDTLFKYITGIIQQKNCFLYIINGVEDHVHILMDLHPGVCLADMVKDIKVSSSRFIKENNLFPEFRGWNTGYGAFTYSIREKKILINYILNQESHHHKTSSTEEMVYLLKEHKVDFKMEYLP; encoded by the coding sequence ATGAGCTACACACAAATTCTATATCAGATTGTATTCTCAACGAAAGGTCGCATCCCTTGTCTGATAAAATCAAATCGCGACACATTGTTTAAATACATTACAGGTATTATCCAGCAAAAAAATTGCTTTTTGTATATTATAAATGGCGTTGAAGATCATGTCCATATATTAATGGATTTGCATCCGGGCGTTTGTCTGGCAGATATGGTAAAGGACATAAAAGTATCCTCCAGTCGTTTTATTAAAGAGAACAATTTATTTCCGGAATTCAGAGGTTGGAATACGGGTTATGGTGCATTTACCTATTCGATCAGAGAAAAGAAGATCTTAATAAATTATATTCTTAACCAGGAATCTCATCATCACAAAACTAGTTCTACAGAGGAGATGGTTTATCTTCTGAAGGAGCATAAGGTTGATTTTAAGATGGAGTATTTGCCGTGA